From a region of the Thermodesulfovibrio thiophilus DSM 17215 genome:
- a CDS encoding NADH-quinone oxidoreductase subunit N, which yields MNQYVVIMPELVTLLLGLFSFICGVLKRQSRVGYFLGILSFVTGAFILFFLFSQTRSFFELISIDPISSLFRMLIFIVGIVVLVLSYNDNIIKTGRQAEYVFLVILAVFGMNMMVISNDLLVLYLALETFSLSSYVLAGFYRDDKKSVEAAMKYFMLGTISSIFLLASIAFFYAISGTTSIDAFKTLDGNDVKWILSVLFLLSAFAFKLALVPFHAWAPDVYQGSPTPITAFFSTAPKLAVFAALLRMFLKGIEQLDVTGFVVIVSAMSIMLGNFLAMRQTDLKRMFAYSSIAHAGYIFMAFVLIDQSLLNSVIPYLVVYLFMNIGAFAVIMSVKGGESIVSYYGIGRKSPLIAFSMTVILLSLTGIPPTGGFIVKFNIFKNVFAAGYGGLVFLGLLMSILSAFYYLRIVFYMYKDGLSEIQEYSSANHYIGFISAAFLLIAGIFPEILIPL from the coding sequence ATGAACCAGTATGTGGTTATAATGCCAGAATTAGTTACTCTTTTGTTAGGACTGTTTAGTTTTATTTGCGGTGTACTTAAAAGGCAAAGCAGAGTCGGGTACTTTCTTGGAATTTTAAGTTTTGTAACAGGTGCATTTATTTTGTTCTTTTTATTTTCTCAAACCAGATCATTTTTTGAATTGATTAGCATTGATCCAATTAGCAGTCTTTTCAGGATGCTTATTTTTATAGTGGGAATTGTGGTTCTTGTATTGTCCTACAATGACAATATTATAAAGACCGGCAGACAGGCAGAGTATGTTTTTCTTGTTATTTTAGCAGTTTTTGGTATGAATATGATGGTAATATCGAATGACTTACTGGTTTTATATCTTGCTCTTGAGACATTTTCCTTGAGCAGTTATGTTCTTGCAGGTTTTTATCGAGATGATAAAAAAAGTGTGGAAGCTGCAATGAAGTATTTCATGCTGGGAACTATTTCATCGATATTTTTACTTGCCTCAATAGCTTTCTTTTATGCTATTAGTGGAACCACATCGATTGATGCTTTTAAAACACTTGATGGAAATGATGTAAAATGGATTTTAAGTGTATTATTTTTGCTTTCAGCATTTGCTTTTAAACTAGCTCTTGTTCCTTTTCATGCATGGGCACCTGATGTTTATCAGGGATCTCCAACACCTATTACAGCATTTTTTTCTACAGCACCAAAGTTAGCTGTATTTGCAGCATTGTTAAGAATGTTTTTAAAAGGCATAGAACAGCTTGATGTTACAGGATTTGTAGTAATTGTTTCTGCTATGTCAATTATGCTGGGGAATTTTCTTGCCATGCGGCAGACAGATTTAAAAAGAATGTTTGCTTATTCTTCCATAGCTCATGCTGGCTATATTTTCATGGCATTTGTATTGATTGATCAATCACTTTTAAACTCTGTTATTCCATATTTAGTTGTTTATCTTTTTATGAACATTGGAGCTTTTGCTGTCATTATGAGTGTTAAAGGAGGAGAAAGTATTGTAAGTTATTATGGAATTGGCAGAAAAAGTCCTTTAATTGCATTCAGTATGACAGTAATTTTATTGTCCCTGACAGGTATTCCACCTACTGGCGGTTTCATAGTGAAATTCAATATATTTAAAAATGTTTTTGCCGCAGGATATGGAGGATTAGTGTTTCTCGGGCTTCTGATGAGTATTTTATCAGCCTTTTACTATCTGAGAATAGTTTTTTATATGTATAAAGACGGTTTATCTGAGATTCAAGAATACAGTTCTGCAAATCATTATATTGGATTTATTTCAGCAGCTTTTCTTTTAATAGCCGGTATTTTCCCTGAAATATTGATCCCCCTCTGA
- a CDS encoding precorrin-8X methylmutase, with the protein MEKIIIVAHGSPRKDANNLESFARAIAITLKKRSEDIKYAYLQFENPSVEQAIQDCINEKAKTIVIHPLFLSSGAHVGSDIPMIIENFRKKYPDLQILYTKPLGLHEKLIDIVKERIDELKPFKAEEIEEKSMEIIDNELNLKNIPPSLKHIIKRVIHATADFEFKESMRFHPEAVPTAIKALKAGKDILVDVEMVRAGISKKYIGKSKIVCYLDRINEYETTKTEKAIQMALNQEKNIGIVAVGNSPTALIKAIEIFNEKKIKDKLLIGMPVGFVKALEAKMLLSIQDFPYITNLSRKGGSAATVAVVNSLLKIKKEV; encoded by the coding sequence TTGGAAAAAATAATTATAGTGGCACATGGAAGTCCCCGAAAAGACGCTAATAATCTTGAAAGTTTTGCAAGAGCAATCGCAATTACCCTTAAAAAACGATCTGAAGATATAAAATATGCGTATCTTCAGTTTGAAAATCCTTCAGTTGAGCAGGCTATTCAGGACTGTATTAATGAAAAAGCAAAAACAATTGTAATTCATCCACTTTTTTTGTCTTCAGGAGCACATGTTGGTTCAGATATTCCCATGATTATTGAAAACTTCAGAAAAAAATATCCTGATTTGCAGATACTTTATACAAAACCTCTCGGGCTTCATGAAAAGCTAATTGATATTGTTAAAGAGAGAATTGATGAACTCAAACCATTTAAAGCAGAGGAAATTGAAGAAAAGAGTATGGAAATAATTGACAATGAGTTAAACCTTAAAAATATTCCTCCAAGCCTGAAACATATAATCAAAAGAGTCATACATGCCACTGCTGATTTTGAGTTTAAAGAAAGTATGAGATTTCATCCTGAAGCAGTTCCCACAGCCATTAAAGCGCTCAAAGCAGGAAAAGATATTCTGGTTGATGTGGAGATGGTCAGAGCTGGAATATCAAAAAAATATATTGGTAAATCAAAAATTGTATGCTACCTTGACAGAATCAATGAGTATGAAACAACGAAAACCGAAAAAGCAATTCAAATGGCTTTGAATCAGGAGAAAAATATCGGAATTGTTGCAGTTGGGAACTCTCCTACAGCATTGATAAAAGCAATTGAGATTTTTAATGAAAAGAAAATAAAAGATAAACTTCTAATTGGAATGCCGGTTGGTTTTGTTAAAGCTCTTGAGGCAAAGATGCTACTGAGCATACAGGACTTTCCATACATAACAAATCTTTCAAGAAAAGGAGGTTCAGCAGCCACTGTAGCTGTGGTAAATTCTCTTTTAAAAATTAAAAAGGAGGTTTAA
- the cobT gene encoding nicotinate-nucleotide--dimethylbenzimidazole phosphoribosyltransferase produces the protein MKAEQFQFCPSKTYSEISDLKIEPLKNRFFKIAWQRLDSLTKPRKSLGRLEEIAVQLVAIYENSMPEIKKKAVLVFASDHGVTEEGISAYPKEVTAQMVFNFLRGGAGINVLSRHAGADVVVIDIGTDYDFEKINGLISKKVVRGSRNMTKSPALSYEEAVKCIKTGIELVIEYHDRGYNLFATGEMGIGNTTPSSAVTAVLTGSNVEEVTGRGTGIDEKIFKRKIEVIKKSIEINKPDPSNPVDVLAKVGGPEIGACAGVVLGCASLKVPVVIDGFISSAGALIAYCLNPLVKHYIFAAHNSIEVGHKRILEFMDLKPLFDLNLRLGEGTGAALAMTIIEAGVKIYREMATFEEAEVSQAKAD, from the coding sequence ATGAAAGCTGAACAATTTCAATTCTGTCCATCAAAAACTTATTCAGAAATCTCTGATCTAAAAATTGAACCTTTAAAAAACAGGTTTTTTAAAATTGCATGGCAAAGGCTTGATTCTCTCACAAAACCACGTAAAAGTCTTGGAAGACTTGAGGAAATAGCAGTTCAACTTGTTGCAATCTATGAAAATTCTATGCCAGAGATTAAGAAAAAGGCTGTGCTGGTTTTTGCATCTGATCATGGAGTTACAGAAGAAGGCATTTCTGCATATCCAAAGGAAGTTACCGCACAGATGGTTTTTAATTTTTTACGAGGTGGCGCTGGAATTAATGTTCTATCAAGACATGCAGGAGCGGATGTTGTGGTTATTGATATAGGCACTGATTATGATTTTGAAAAAATTAATGGCTTAATTTCAAAAAAAGTTGTAAGAGGTTCAAGGAATATGACAAAATCTCCAGCTCTTAGTTATGAAGAGGCGGTTAAATGCATTAAAACAGGGATAGAATTAGTAATAGAGTATCATGATAGAGGATATAACCTTTTTGCTACAGGAGAGATGGGCATTGGAAATACAACACCTTCATCTGCTGTAACCGCTGTTCTTACTGGTTCAAATGTGGAAGAAGTAACAGGCAGAGGCACAGGTATTGATGAAAAAATCTTCAAAAGAAAAATTGAAGTGATTAAAAAATCAATTGAAATAAATAAGCCAGACCCTTCTAACCCTGTCGATGTTCTTGCAAAAGTTGGCGGTCCTGAGATAGGAGCATGCGCTGGTGTTGTTCTTGGCTGTGCATCACTTAAAGTCCCTGTTGTCATTGATGGATTCATATCATCAGCAGGTGCATTGATTGCATATTGCTTGAATCCTCTGGTTAAACATTATATCTTTGCAGCACATAATTCTATTGAAGTTGGGCACAAAAGGATTCTTGAGTTTATGGATTTAAAACCATTGTTTGATCTTAATTTAAGACTTGGAGAAGGCACAGGCGCAGCACTTGCAATGACAATCATAGAGGCTGGTGTGAAAATTTATCGTGAAATGGCGACATTTGAAGAAGCAGAAGTCAGTCAGGCTAAAGCAGATTAA
- the cobS gene encoding adenosylcobinamide-GDP ribazoletransferase, whose product MSRMFLSALSFLTLLPFRVRGIDIHEIHKSVIFFPLIGAMEGALCVVLAFVLMPVFSPTLISILCLLFLFLIRGIFHIDGLSDTADALFFKETGDREKDIEQKLQIMKDSTVGVGGVTVVVLDILIKFALIKELLENQMVLMPLILTFCLSRWILIPLMYHGKPARQTGLGALFVGKITVKELILSTMLPVFLTVYFAIKNNFIFLPFLIIFLYILSIEFKRFFEKKFNGLTGDNLGATVEVSEIILLFIFTVLKSCYHGG is encoded by the coding sequence ATGTCAAGAATGTTTTTATCCGCATTGTCTTTTTTAACACTTTTACCTTTTAGAGTCAGGGGAATTGATATCCACGAGATTCATAAATCAGTTATTTTTTTTCCATTAATTGGAGCAATGGAGGGAGCGTTATGTGTCGTTTTAGCTTTTGTTTTAATGCCTGTTTTCTCCCCTACCCTTATTTCAATTCTTTGTCTGTTATTTCTCTTCTTAATCAGAGGAATATTTCACATTGATGGACTCTCAGATACAGCTGATGCGCTTTTTTTTAAAGAAACAGGAGATCGAGAAAAAGATATTGAGCAAAAACTTCAAATAATGAAAGACAGTACTGTTGGAGTTGGAGGAGTAACAGTTGTTGTTCTGGACATCCTTATTAAGTTTGCACTTATAAAGGAGCTGTTAGAGAATCAGATGGTTTTGATGCCTCTTATTCTCACATTCTGTCTTTCAAGATGGATATTAATTCCACTGATGTATCATGGAAAACCTGCAAGACAGACAGGACTTGGAGCATTATTTGTAGGAAAAATAACAGTCAAAGAGTTAATTTTATCTACTATGTTACCCGTTTTTCTGACGGTATACTTTGCTATCAAAAATAATTTCATTTTTTTACCATTTTTAATAATTTTTCTTTATATCCTGTCAATAGAATTTAAAAGATTTTTTGAAAAAAAATTTAATGGCTTAACAGGTGATAATCTTGGAGCAACAGTTGAGGTTTCAGAGATTATTTTACTGTTTATATTTACAGTTCTAAAATCGTGTTATCATGGAGGATAA
- a CDS encoding energy-coupling factor ABC transporter permease — protein MHIADGILKIEECVAWFALSLPFIGYGIKKIKDRSKVNPGYKALLAFLAAAVFVISCIPIPVPIAGTCSHPAGTGITAILAGPFISTVLAACALLLQALFLAHGGISTLGANIVSMGIMGSFAGYFSFKVFKKLGFKISIAGFIAGIMSDWVTYATTSFQLAFSLSGKSDFIETFFKILIAFIPTQLPIGIIEGFITSASVVIFMKKTNILDKTVAKEIKI, from the coding sequence ATGCATATTGCAGATGGAATTCTTAAAATTGAAGAATGCGTGGCATGGTTTGCCTTATCTTTACCCTTTATTGGTTACGGAATTAAAAAAATTAAAGACAGAAGCAAGGTTAATCCCGGATATAAAGCTCTTCTTGCATTTCTTGCAGCAGCTGTTTTTGTTATTTCATGCATTCCAATTCCAGTACCAATTGCTGGAACCTGCTCACATCCAGCAGGAACTGGCATAACAGCAATTCTTGCTGGTCCTTTTATAAGTACGGTTCTGGCAGCATGTGCGCTCTTACTTCAAGCACTATTTCTTGCACATGGAGGAATTTCAACACTGGGAGCAAATATAGTAAGTATGGGTATTATGGGTTCATTTGCAGGATATTTCAGTTTCAAGGTTTTTAAAAAATTAGGATTTAAAATTTCAATAGCTGGCTTTATTGCTGGGATCATGTCTGACTGGGTTACCTATGCTACGACCTCTTTTCAGCTTGCTTTTTCTCTATCAGGAAAAAGTGATTTTATTGAAACATTTTTTAAAATATTGATTGCATTTATTCCCACACAGCTTCCAATTGGAATTATTGAAGGATTTATAACTTCTGCATCTGTTGTTATCTTCATGAAGAAAACGAACATTCTTGACAAAACAGTAGCAAAGGAGATAAAAATATGA
- a CDS encoding cobyric acid synthase, producing MPKALMIQGTSSNAGKSLIVTALCRIMRRNGINVAPFKAQNMSLQSFITKDGGEIGLAQAIQAFAAKVEPDIYMNPVLLKASGEQGSQVIVHGKVYKTMKPKEYYSEREKLWKAVTYSLDYLKTKHELLIIEGAGSPAEINLIEHDIVNMAVAEYLNAPVIIVGDIDRGGVFASIYGTVKLLKFHETLIKGFIINKFRGDFDILVPGIKEIENLINKPCIGIIPYLKNAGISAEDGFSLTSSINNQISLLTGTIKIVVLRLRYISNFSDFDPLKIEPDVELIYSLRKEDLLNADIIIIPGSKKTIEDLKLIKELGVDELLRKLSKNRTEIIGICGGFQMLGKKLIDPHRVESSLKEIDGIGLLPVETIFHPYKITTQVEGYVNSKPSITIKGYEIHMGETSGEINLFHIKRLATGESIFDGATRENIWGTYIHGIFENDSFRRLIINKHRVKKGLKPVEFIFSWQKIKEDFIEKLADNIASSLSMERIWRLIGI from the coding sequence TTGCCCAAAGCCTTGATGATACAGGGAACATCTTCAAATGCAGGGAAAAGCCTGATTGTTACTGCATTATGCAGAATTATGAGAAGAAATGGAATAAATGTAGCTCCATTTAAGGCTCAAAATATGAGTTTGCAAAGTTTTATTACTAAAGATGGAGGAGAAATTGGACTTGCTCAGGCAATTCAGGCATTCGCAGCAAAAGTTGAACCTGATATTTATATGAATCCTGTGCTTCTTAAAGCATCTGGTGAACAGGGTTCACAGGTGATTGTTCATGGTAAAGTTTACAAAACAATGAAGCCAAAGGAGTATTACTCTGAAAGAGAAAAACTATGGAAAGCTGTTACCTATTCTCTGGATTATTTAAAAACCAAACATGAGCTTTTGATTATAGAAGGTGCAGGTAGCCCTGCTGAGATAAATCTAATAGAACATGATATTGTAAACATGGCTGTGGCAGAATATTTGAATGCTCCGGTTATCATTGTAGGAGATATAGACAGAGGCGGAGTATTCGCATCAATATATGGCACTGTAAAACTGCTGAAGTTCCATGAAACCCTTATCAAAGGCTTTATAATTAACAAATTCAGAGGAGATTTTGATATTCTTGTTCCAGGAATTAAAGAGATTGAAAATCTTATAAATAAACCATGCATTGGTATAATACCATATTTGAAAAATGCTGGAATATCTGCTGAAGATGGATTTTCACTAACAAGCTCAATTAACAACCAGATATCTTTGCTTACAGGTACTATAAAAATTGTTGTTCTCAGATTGAGATATATTTCCAATTTCAGTGATTTTGATCCCCTTAAGATTGAACCAGATGTTGAGCTGATTTATTCACTAAGGAAAGAAGATTTACTAAATGCTGATATAATCATCATTCCTGGTTCTAAAAAAACTATAGAGGATTTAAAATTGATTAAAGAACTCGGAGTTGATGAACTTTTAAGAAAACTCTCTAAAAACAGGACTGAAATAATCGGGATATGTGGTGGATTTCAAATGCTTGGCAAAAAACTAATTGACCCTCATAGAGTTGAAAGTTCTTTAAAAGAAATAGATGGTATCGGGTTACTACCAGTGGAAACGATATTTCATCCTTACAAAATCACAACGCAGGTTGAAGGATATGTGAACTCTAAACCTTCAATAACAATCAAGGGATATGAGATTCATATGGGAGAAACATCCGGAGAAATTAACCTTTTCCACATTAAAAGGCTTGCCACAGGAGAATCAATTTTTGATGGCGCAACCAGGGAAAATATATGGGGCACATATATTCATGGAATTTTTGAAAATGACTCATTTAGAAGACTGATTATAAATAAACACAGAGTTAAAAAAGGATTAAAACCCGTTGAATTTATATTTTCATGGCAAAAGATAAAAGAAGATTTTATAGAAAAACTTGCTGATAATATCGCAAGCTCTTTATCGATGGAAAGAATATGGAGACTTATTGGAATATGA
- a CDS encoding cobyrinate a,c-diamide synthase, which yields MVKGFVVAGTCSGCGKTTVALGVLRALKNRKINVQPFKAGPDFIDSGLHRMACGKASINLDMWSMNIDYWFLKYATVADFNVIEGVMGLFDGDFSTFNLSKKLKLPIILVVDTYGMAESIEALIQGYKALTEKDGLSIYIVLNRVSSENHLLRMLRALKGKAEVIGYLMKQDFHIPSRHLGLFTAEENPITDEIFDTLAYEIEKNFDMERILKLRSEYKLEYKQSNSINIFKDCSSIAIAYDKAFCFYYTHIIDSLKEAGCKISFFSPLKDSKIPDHTDLIWIGGGYPELYATELSENQSMKNEIKKWINENKKLYAECGGLIYLCKTLIINTKQYEMIDIFPFEINMNKMCLGYREVLLNENAIIGLKGMRFRGHEFHYSKILNDKWKDRLYTVKDNQARTWQEGYRFRNCLATYVHFISNINS from the coding sequence ATGGTTAAAGGCTTTGTAGTTGCTGGCACCTGCAGTGGATGTGGAAAAACAACTGTTGCTCTCGGAGTATTGAGAGCTCTTAAAAACAGAAAAATTAATGTTCAACCTTTCAAGGCAGGTCCTGACTTTATAGATTCAGGGCTGCACAGAATGGCGTGTGGAAAGGCATCTATTAATCTTGATATGTGGAGTATGAATATTGATTACTGGTTTTTAAAGTATGCAACTGTTGCTGATTTTAATGTTATAGAGGGAGTTATGGGACTTTTTGATGGAGATTTCTCAACTTTCAATCTATCAAAAAAATTAAAACTTCCAATTATTCTTGTTGTTGATACTTACGGAATGGCTGAATCAATCGAAGCTTTGATTCAAGGTTATAAAGCGCTGACCGAGAAAGATGGGTTAAGCATATATATCGTACTTAATCGTGTATCATCGGAAAATCATTTATTACGAATGCTTAGAGCCCTGAAGGGCAAAGCTGAAGTAATTGGTTATCTGATGAAACAAGATTTTCACATTCCATCAAGACATCTTGGTCTTTTTACAGCTGAAGAAAATCCAATAACAGATGAGATATTTGATACCCTTGCATATGAGATAGAAAAAAACTTTGATATGGAGAGAATACTCAAACTCCGCTCTGAATATAAGCTTGAATATAAACAATCTAATTCAATTAACATTTTTAAAGATTGTTCTTCAATTGCAATTGCATATGATAAAGCTTTCTGCTTTTACTATACACACATTATAGATTCATTAAAAGAAGCTGGCTGTAAAATCTCATTTTTCAGCCCTCTGAAAGATAGTAAAATTCCAGATCATACTGACCTTATATGGATAGGAGGAGGCTATCCTGAACTTTATGCAACTGAATTGTCAGAGAATCAATCAATGAAAAATGAGATAAAAAAATGGATCAATGAAAATAAAAAGCTTTATGCTGAATGCGGTGGATTAATTTATTTATGTAAAACTTTAATAATTAATACAAAACAATATGAAATGATTGATATTTTCCCATTTGAAATCAATATGAACAAAATGTGTCTTGGTTATAGAGAAGTACTTCTGAATGAAAATGCAATTATTGGATTGAAGGGAATGCGTTTCAGAGGACATGAGTTTCACTACTCAAAAATACTAAATGATAAGTGGAAAGACAGGCTTTATACTGTTAAAGACAATCAAGCAAGAACATGGCAGGAAGGATACAGATTTCGAAACTGTCTTGCAACTTATGTCCATTTTATCTCAAATATTAACTCATAG
- the cobD gene encoding threonine-phosphate decarboxylase CobD: protein MIHGGDIYTAAELIGKNSEDIIDMSSSVNPLPLPFKIKKKLIKNFNFLNRYPDTEARAFKKILCDIYGIPSESIICGNGSIELIYIAVKALNPQNVLILEPTFLEYERACRINNVPNIDRIFSLDRDEVIKIAEKKLKNTKYSLVFICNPNNPTGWLIKKENILNLADTVKDTIFLIDEAFIDFTPEETVIHEVGKIKNLLVLRSLTKFYGLAGLRFGYAAACNEIIEQLKKFIQPWSINSIAQCAAEEIIKDENFKNMSYEFFIKEKQFFENSLKKLTLNYFPSAANFYFIKLPKKGFPEEILNKGILIRDCSNFYGVDENFIRVSIKTRKQNELFFRELKKWLKAL, encoded by the coding sequence ATGATTCATGGTGGAGATATTTATACAGCTGCTGAGCTTATAGGCAAAAATTCTGAGGACATCATAGACATGAGTTCTTCTGTTAATCCCCTGCCCTTACCTTTTAAAATAAAGAAAAAACTTATTAAAAATTTTAATTTTCTAAATAGATACCCTGATACAGAAGCAAGAGCATTCAAGAAAATTCTATGTGACATTTATGGAATTCCATCTGAAAGCATTATCTGTGGAAATGGCTCAATTGAGCTTATATATATTGCAGTGAAAGCTCTAAATCCTCAGAATGTATTAATTTTAGAACCTACATTTTTAGAGTATGAAAGAGCCTGCAGAATTAATAATGTTCCTAATATTGACAGGATTTTTAGCCTCGACAGGGATGAAGTTATAAAAATAGCTGAGAAAAAGTTAAAAAATACAAAATACAGTCTTGTATTTATCTGTAATCCAAATAATCCAACTGGCTGGCTAATAAAAAAAGAAAACATTTTAAATCTTGCTGATACCGTAAAAGATACAATTTTCCTTATAGATGAAGCTTTTATTGATTTTACTCCTGAGGAAACCGTTATTCACGAAGTGGGAAAAATTAAAAATCTTCTGGTACTTCGCTCTCTTACAAAATTTTATGGACTTGCAGGATTGAGATTTGGTTATGCTGCAGCTTGTAATGAAATCATTGAACAGCTAAAAAAATTCATACAACCATGGAGTATAAACAGTATTGCTCAATGTGCAGCAGAAGAAATTATCAAAGATGAAAATTTTAAAAATATGAGTTATGAATTTTTTATAAAAGAGAAACAATTTTTTGAAAATTCCTTAAAAAAGTTGACATTAAACTATTTCCCATCAGCTGCGAATTTTTATTTTATTAAACTTCCCAAAAAAGGATTTCCAGAAGAAATTTTAAATAAAGGAATTCTTATCAGAGATTGCTCAAACTTTTATGGAGTTGATGAAAATTTCATAAGAGTTTCCATTAAAACGAGAAAACAGAACGAACTATTTTTCAGGGAGTTAAAAAAATGGTTAAAGGCTTTGTAG
- the cbiB gene encoding adenosylcobinamide-phosphate synthase CbiB gives MKFLYVESWIISSAFLIDIIFGDPKRFHPVIWIGNLIDRIEKFFRKKLSNEKLSGVLLFLTVTGIVFLSASIFIHLLDKLTGISGLFSVIAYFLLIFTGSLFIALRGLINEARRINDLLITGNLKSARQSLCALVGRDAETLTAGKIKTAVVESLAENLSDAVIAPLFYFIVGGFPFLVLYKTVNTLDSMVGYKNNKYIKFGWFSAKMDDLFNYIPARISGLMIVLSSLFLLGFSTAKNSFRIMLRDGKKHTSPNSGIPEAAMAGALKIKLGGPNYYGGVLVEKPYIGENSNIVESSININNNIIVTTIDIVILSSFLFLFIALIIRSLL, from the coding sequence ATGAAATTTTTATATGTTGAAAGCTGGATAATATCCAGTGCATTCCTGATAGACATTATATTTGGTGATCCTAAAAGATTTCATCCTGTAATATGGATTGGCAATCTTATTGACAGAATAGAAAAATTTTTCAGGAAAAAACTATCTAATGAGAAATTATCCGGTGTTTTACTTTTTTTGACAGTAACAGGCATTGTATTTTTAAGTGCTTCAATTTTCATTCATTTATTAGATAAACTTACAGGGATTTCTGGTTTGTTCTCTGTTATAGCTTATTTCTTGCTTATTTTCACAGGCAGTCTCTTCATAGCATTAAGAGGACTTATTAACGAAGCTCGTAGAATAAATGATCTCCTGATAACTGGTAATTTAAAATCAGCGAGACAATCTCTCTGTGCACTTGTTGGCAGAGATGCTGAAACACTGACTGCGGGGAAAATAAAAACAGCAGTTGTAGAAAGTCTTGCTGAAAATCTATCTGATGCGGTTATTGCACCGCTGTTTTACTTTATTGTGGGAGGATTTCCATTCCTTGTTCTTTATAAAACAGTTAACACTCTTGATTCAATGGTTGGCTATAAAAACAATAAATATATAAAATTTGGATGGTTTTCTGCAAAAATGGATGACCTTTTTAACTATATTCCTGCAAGAATATCAGGTTTGATGATTGTTTTAAGCTCTCTTTTTTTACTAGGCTTTTCAACAGCTAAAAATTCATTCAGGATTATGCTACGCGATGGGAAAAAACATACAAGTCCAAACAGTGGAATTCCTGAAGCAGCAATGGCTGGTGCATTAAAAATAAAGCTTGGTGGTCCTAATTACTATGGAGGCGTTCTTGTTGAAAAGCCTTATATTGGAGAAAATTCAAATATTGTTGAATCCAGCATCAATATAAATAACAATATTATTGTAACAACCATTGATATTGTTATTTTAAGCAGTTTTCTATTCCTTTTTATAGCGCTGATAATCAGGAGCTTGCTATGA
- a CDS encoding energy-coupling factor transporter transmembrane component T family protein, with the protein MKHNFESDGRVNVLVLIVILSLILSHRGFIFNSLIIFLCGFTILLLDISFKSFIKRVTEPVFIGCVVVAIKSGLPFHFYIDGFFLGIQIFLKIMASVSVVSLFFYFTSFYEILHGLKFLKIPSTFIEILFLTARFIFILQDEAERIYNAQKQRLGYTGFWKMIKSVSILSASLISNALRHAEQSFIAMRQRGYEGEMVIRRQNGFAFKSLIPCYPTTLIIILWFIF; encoded by the coding sequence ATGAAACATAATTTTGAAAGTGATGGAAGAGTTAATGTATTGGTTCTTATTGTAATCCTTTCTCTGATTTTAAGCCACAGGGGCTTTATTTTCAACAGTTTAATAATTTTTTTATGTGGATTTACTATTTTACTGCTTGATATAAGTTTTAAAAGCTTTATAAAGAGAGTTACTGAACCTGTTTTTATTGGATGTGTTGTTGTTGCAATCAAATCAGGGCTTCCATTTCATTTTTATATTGATGGTTTCTTTCTCGGTATTCAGATATTTTTAAAGATTATGGCGTCTGTATCAGTTGTTTCACTATTTTTTTACTTTACTTCATTTTATGAAATTTTACATGGCTTAAAATTTCTGAAAATACCTTCAACTTTTATTGAAATACTTTTTCTTACAGCAAGATTCATTTTTATTCTACAAGATGAGGCAGAAAGAATTTACAATGCTCAAAAACAGAGACTTGGATATACAGGATTTTGGAAAATGATTAAAAGTGTCTCAATTCTGTCTGCGTCTTTAATTTCAAATGCCTTAAGACATGCTGAACAAAGTTTTATTGCTATGAGACAAAGAGGATATGAAGGAGAAATGGTTATCAGAAGGCAAAATGGGTTTGCTTTTAAATCTCTCATACCATGCTACCCTACGACACTGATAATAATTTTATGGTTTATATTTTGA